A window of the Paralichthys olivaceus isolate ysfri-2021 chromosome 5, ASM2471397v2, whole genome shotgun sequence genome harbors these coding sequences:
- the LOC109639928 gene encoding TANK-binding kinase 1-binding protein 1-like isoform X2, with translation MMDLYGRGELGLLGGGESLRDDMGGSGISWSSNRLPEDMYPSSGLALAAAYHDIKTRLASLERENSSIKRKLKHYEFPMISEFGEERIVCCSCEPITKDASVIQSETTNLQQRINSLTQELQKSKEREERLEEVIQAYEKIHLEKSNVQRDLDKMTTLAEQHVERICSLESALRQRETSLQKLSTQLRSKEARQSQLHASLDVPREGRGPTLQSSRSLDALSDLKLQRLEAELDGARHRAEGACQREKELRVELQRLQQEAAQLQEAQRQSQELAPHCEHCDVEWIKKAGDEQVNLALAYTELTEELGRVRNLAAKQSDLLRHVSQEPVSRPPSTPQRLSPTSPQRPSLSPERLLPTPSPPLSLCDSPASYSQQPTSSRLRAKFQGRRSYSEVSDPSAIHRPPARLRRDPVSTLPKPRPLLGEKQGYGQNKPQLRTALLGLVRPASAHGGGERGGGGGGERGGGSSLSSSPHHCALDLGFPMAAEVHHFCRLDDPPEPTPLVTPPQSSDDEEDVCAYLSPAASPPRTLGAIGIVSSSPREQPLHPSFPSPRKQPHHPSFSAPEGPATLSCHLPPYMNTEHAQSWPSINLWMESEESAVRSCPLCQLTFPTGYPDDALIKHIDSHLENSKI, from the exons ATGATGGATCTATATGGCAGAGGAGAGCTAGGGCTgctgggaggaggggagagccTGAGAGATGACATGGGCGGATCTGGGATCAGCTGGTCGTCCAATCGACTGCCAGAGGACATGTACCCATCATCAGGATTGGCCTTGGCTGCAGCCTATCATGACATTAAGACCCGGCTGGCCAGTCTGGAGAGGGAGAACAGCAGCATCAAGAGGAAGCTGAAACACTATGAG TTTCCCATGATCAGTGAATtcggagaggagaggatagtGTGTTGTTCCTGTGAGCCCATCACCAAGGATGCCAGTGTCATTCAATCAGAGACCACAAACCTACAACAGAGGATCAACTCTCTCACTCAGGAG CTTCAGAAGAgtaaggagagagaggagaggctggaggaaGTCATCCAGGCATATGAGAAGATTCACTTGGAGAAAAGCAATGTACAGAGAGACCTAGACAAAATg ACGACTCTAGCGGAGCAGCACGTGGAGAGGATCTGCAGTTTGGAGTCGGCTCTTAGACAAAGAGAGACGTCCCTTCAGAAACTCAGCACTCAACTCCGCAGCAAAGAGGCCCGTCAGTCTCAACTCCACGCCAGCCTGGACGTacccagag AGGGCCGTGGGCCGACGCTGCAGAGCTCCCGCAGTCTGGACGCCTTGTCAGACCTGAAACTGCAGCGACTGGAGGCAGAGCTGGATGGGGCACGGCACCGGGCCGAGGGAGCCTGTCAGAGGGAGAAGGAGCTGAGGGTTGAACTTCAGAGGCTGCAACAAGAGGCAGCTCAGCTGCAGGAAGCACAAAGACAG TCACAGGAGTTGGCCCCACACTGTGAGCACTGTGACGTAGAATGGATAAAGAAAGCTGGAGATGAACA GGTGAACCTGGCGTTAGCCTACACTGAGCTAACAGAGGAGCTGGGTCGGGTTCGCAATCTGGCTGCAAAACAGAGTGACCTTCTACGACACGTCTCCCAGGAGCCTG TCTCTCGTCCTCCCTCAACCCCTCAGCGtctctcccccacctccccccagcGCCCCTCACTCTCCCCTGAGAGGCTTCTGcccaccccctctcctccactctccctATGCGACAGCCCTGCCTCTTACTCTCAGCAGCCAACCAGCAGCCGTCTACGAGCAAAGTTCCAGGGTCGCCGCAGTTACTCGGAG GTGTCTGACCCATCAGCCATCCACAGGCCGCCAGCGCGCTTGAGGAGGGACCCTGTTTCCACTCTCCCCAAGCCCAGGCCTCTCCTTGGCGAGAAACAGGGCTACGGCCAAAACAAACCTCAGCTCCGCACAGCCTTGTTGGGCCTTGTCAGGCCAGCCTCAGCTCATGGAGGAGGGGAgcgggggggaggagggggaggcgagagaggtGGGGGCAGCAGTTTGAGCAGCAGTCCTCATCACTGTGCATTGGACCTGGGATTTCCAATGGCTGCTGAG GTGCATCACTTCTGTCGTCTTGACGACCCACCCGAACCCACCCCACTGGTGACACCTCCACAGTCCTCTGATGATGAAGAG GATGTGTGTGCATATCTGTCGCCGGCTGCCAGCCCACCTCGGACTCTGGGTGCAATCGGGATTGTCTCATCATCACCAAGAGAACAGCCACTACACCCCTCGTTCCCGTCTCCAAGGAAACAGCCCCACcatccctccttctctgccCCCGAGGGCCCTGCCACCCTCTCCTGCCATCTGCCTCCCTACATGAACACAGAACATGCTCAGTCATGGCCTTCCATTAAC tTATGGATGGAGTCGGAGGAGAGTGCTGTTCGCAGCTGTCCTTTGTGTCAGCTGACCTTCCCAACTGGTTACCCTGATGACGCCCTCATAAAACACATTGACTCCCACTTGGAGAACAGCAAGATCTGA
- the LOC109639928 gene encoding TANK-binding kinase 1-binding protein 1-like isoform X1, translated as MMDLYGRGELGLLGGGESLRDDMGGSGISWSSNRLPEDMYPSSGLALAAAYHDIKTRLASLERENSSIKRKLKHYEVKFPMISEFGEERIVCCSCEPITKDASVIQSETTNLQQRINSLTQELQKSKEREERLEEVIQAYEKIHLEKSNVQRDLDKMTTLAEQHVERICSLESALRQRETSLQKLSTQLRSKEARQSQLHASLDVPREGRGPTLQSSRSLDALSDLKLQRLEAELDGARHRAEGACQREKELRVELQRLQQEAAQLQEAQRQSQELAPHCEHCDVEWIKKAGDEQVNLALAYTELTEELGRVRNLAAKQSDLLRHVSQEPVSRPPSTPQRLSPTSPQRPSLSPERLLPTPSPPLSLCDSPASYSQQPTSSRLRAKFQGRRSYSEVSDPSAIHRPPARLRRDPVSTLPKPRPLLGEKQGYGQNKPQLRTALLGLVRPASAHGGGERGGGGGGERGGGSSLSSSPHHCALDLGFPMAAEVHHFCRLDDPPEPTPLVTPPQSSDDEEDVCAYLSPAASPPRTLGAIGIVSSSPREQPLHPSFPSPRKQPHHPSFSAPEGPATLSCHLPPYMNTEHAQSWPSINLWMESEESAVRSCPLCQLTFPTGYPDDALIKHIDSHLENSKI; from the exons ATGATGGATCTATATGGCAGAGGAGAGCTAGGGCTgctgggaggaggggagagccTGAGAGATGACATGGGCGGATCTGGGATCAGCTGGTCGTCCAATCGACTGCCAGAGGACATGTACCCATCATCAGGATTGGCCTTGGCTGCAGCCTATCATGACATTAAGACCCGGCTGGCCAGTCTGGAGAGGGAGAACAGCAGCATCAAGAGGAAGCTGAAACACTATGAGGTCAAg TTTCCCATGATCAGTGAATtcggagaggagaggatagtGTGTTGTTCCTGTGAGCCCATCACCAAGGATGCCAGTGTCATTCAATCAGAGACCACAAACCTACAACAGAGGATCAACTCTCTCACTCAGGAG CTTCAGAAGAgtaaggagagagaggagaggctggaggaaGTCATCCAGGCATATGAGAAGATTCACTTGGAGAAAAGCAATGTACAGAGAGACCTAGACAAAATg ACGACTCTAGCGGAGCAGCACGTGGAGAGGATCTGCAGTTTGGAGTCGGCTCTTAGACAAAGAGAGACGTCCCTTCAGAAACTCAGCACTCAACTCCGCAGCAAAGAGGCCCGTCAGTCTCAACTCCACGCCAGCCTGGACGTacccagag AGGGCCGTGGGCCGACGCTGCAGAGCTCCCGCAGTCTGGACGCCTTGTCAGACCTGAAACTGCAGCGACTGGAGGCAGAGCTGGATGGGGCACGGCACCGGGCCGAGGGAGCCTGTCAGAGGGAGAAGGAGCTGAGGGTTGAACTTCAGAGGCTGCAACAAGAGGCAGCTCAGCTGCAGGAAGCACAAAGACAG TCACAGGAGTTGGCCCCACACTGTGAGCACTGTGACGTAGAATGGATAAAGAAAGCTGGAGATGAACA GGTGAACCTGGCGTTAGCCTACACTGAGCTAACAGAGGAGCTGGGTCGGGTTCGCAATCTGGCTGCAAAACAGAGTGACCTTCTACGACACGTCTCCCAGGAGCCTG TCTCTCGTCCTCCCTCAACCCCTCAGCGtctctcccccacctccccccagcGCCCCTCACTCTCCCCTGAGAGGCTTCTGcccaccccctctcctccactctccctATGCGACAGCCCTGCCTCTTACTCTCAGCAGCCAACCAGCAGCCGTCTACGAGCAAAGTTCCAGGGTCGCCGCAGTTACTCGGAG GTGTCTGACCCATCAGCCATCCACAGGCCGCCAGCGCGCTTGAGGAGGGACCCTGTTTCCACTCTCCCCAAGCCCAGGCCTCTCCTTGGCGAGAAACAGGGCTACGGCCAAAACAAACCTCAGCTCCGCACAGCCTTGTTGGGCCTTGTCAGGCCAGCCTCAGCTCATGGAGGAGGGGAgcgggggggaggagggggaggcgagagaggtGGGGGCAGCAGTTTGAGCAGCAGTCCTCATCACTGTGCATTGGACCTGGGATTTCCAATGGCTGCTGAG GTGCATCACTTCTGTCGTCTTGACGACCCACCCGAACCCACCCCACTGGTGACACCTCCACAGTCCTCTGATGATGAAGAG GATGTGTGTGCATATCTGTCGCCGGCTGCCAGCCCACCTCGGACTCTGGGTGCAATCGGGATTGTCTCATCATCACCAAGAGAACAGCCACTACACCCCTCGTTCCCGTCTCCAAGGAAACAGCCCCACcatccctccttctctgccCCCGAGGGCCCTGCCACCCTCTCCTGCCATCTGCCTCCCTACATGAACACAGAACATGCTCAGTCATGGCCTTCCATTAAC tTATGGATGGAGTCGGAGGAGAGTGCTGTTCGCAGCTGTCCTTTGTGTCAGCTGACCTTCCCAACTGGTTACCCTGATGACGCCCTCATAAAACACATTGACTCCCACTTGGAGAACAGCAAGATCTGA